TTAGAACATAcattaaaaaatcaaacaagTTTTGCCAATTTAGCAATTTCAATTACTGTAGCATACGTATAGGGgcatttttaaatgaaatttaaatgagCTAAGCTAAAGCAAAGTGTATTGAAACTTCGGTTTGCCAAAAAGGTTCTCACTTTCGAGATCTGTTTTCTTctaatttttctatttttttttttgttttttttgttgtctgtgtttttttctttttttgcactcGCAATTCTtctattgtttgttttgtttgcttttttctattattactttttcgttgtcgttgtcaACTATTTTGCTGCTTCTACtggtgctgttgttgttgttgttattggggctgggtctgggtctgggtctgggACTGGGTCTCTCTTTCTGGTTGATTGTTAAAGGGGTTTGCCCTGTTCTCGCATAGCTTttgttcttcttgttgttgttgttgtatgagAAAAGTTTGACCTTGAattagctaaaaaaaaaagcagcaacaacaagtacaacaaaatgtgtgtgtttgcaatTTGAgaactgttgttgttgttgtagttatTGTTGAAGCGGTAGTAAACTAAACCGTTTATGAGGCGACAAATTTTCGTTCtgttgttactttttttttttttgcttttagttttccttttttattgtTCTAAAATGATTTCTAATAAATCACTTCGAAAGGTCTCTAAAAAACACAAGTTATATTGAGAGATTTTtgtaaaaaactaaaaacattaAGGAATTTAGTTTGAATTTTGCACAACAATTTGCTTAACTTggctttaaaatttaacttctcttgaaatcaaatttcatttttgcttcttgcaatttttacaccaattttttatcttttttcttttggtgtTTCATTTCAGTTTCTCGTGTTGccattaatatatttattttgcaaatttgtttagttcaatattttcatatttttgtgtGGACAAACTTTATATGTTTCAAATTTGTTGtccatttcatttcgtttatAGGAATAATTTAATTATCTCTCTCTGCTCTTTGCTTTACGATTTAGATATAtctagatatatatgtatgtgatcttgatatatagatatatattcatatatgtgtatataaatatatatatatatacttgtatataaattcttttcaaactATTTGTGcctttttgttaattttcacatttcatttgacaattttttgtttgaatttgaGATCTTGAGATCACGCAcactggcacacacacacacacacacacacacgcacacatatagatatatatatatatatatatatacacacttTATAGACACTGCACTAGAATTTTGATGATGttgaagcagaagaagaagaagatgaagTTGTAGAAGGACCGGGGCTACTCCTTTTGCCCGTGTGAAAATTCAACATTAAACATTAAacacccaaaaaaaacaccgaaaaaaaTACGAAATACGTAGAGAGGGCGTTGGTGGGGGGTGGGGTCACAGGGCAGCACACAATAAAAGGAATGTTGAAAAGGAGGAAAAGGTgatgttggtttttgttgttatttttgttgttgttgtgttggaAGGAGAAGCGAAAGTTCACGAGTTCGCACGTCGTCCGAATGAGAATTCAAATATTCGAAAGCGCCCAAGAGACACGCGccttaaaacaattttaattcagttttatttagtttatacagtttttatatatacacatatatttatatatatataaatttatatatgtttgtatatatatatatatttcttttttattccaCTCTATGTGTGTGGGAGCCGTAGACCGAACCGGTGCCGCCGGACTGCGAACGTTGAGTGAACGCGCGCGCTTCATGTTCATgcaacccaaaaacaaaaaaaaaaaaaacacacacaaaatacaaaaacagaaaaaagcgaaaaaaaaagcagagaaaaataaaaaataaaaacaacaaatgtaGTAACTTGTGAACGAACCAGCGACTGCGCAGCCAGCGgcaaaagccaaagccaaagcccaAGCCAAACTTGAAACTGAAAGCATAAAAAGCCTCTCTCTCTTGCGCACAcagtctttctctctcacccTCTCAccctgtgtgagtgtgtgtgtctctctgtcACTCAGGGGGCTCACTATATCTCTTGCTTTCTTGTGCTTACTCTCTAGATTTTTGATACCCTATGACAGACCCCAAACTAAACCTTATAGGGTATATATTCCTACATATATCATGATCGTATAGAAGACGAAGAAAACTGCCAAATTGTTATATTAACTAaacattattatatttaacatttattttaaaaaaaaatatgccatTTTGTTTGATCATTTTTTGATCTTTTAAAGAGTTACTAAACTTTACTTCTCTTAGAAACAAACTCTATTGACTTTGATGCTTCAAAATTTGTAACAATTCAGAATTTACTTCaactaaaattgtttctacAAATAAGTGAAAACAAAATCGCAATTATTAGTCAATGTTGAAGCCTAAATTGGTTAGCCAAATCGAGTCGTATGGCTTTTCATCTGAAACTTTCTCTCTAAGATCAGTAGTTAAgtttaaaatcaaaacaattttagttttcaatttcgaaaaatttgatcaaaatcgaaTTTGTGAATTATTATCGCTATCGATTGCGGAACAAGCCAAGTTTATCGGTTAAAATTGgttaaaattgttaaaatcgTCTCCTTACAAAAAGGTCAATGGAAAGAAAATTTTACTTGTAATAtccttaaatatttttatattatttcttAAGACATTTAGAGCAATATTATTcatgaaataaagaaaatttacaagAATCTTTAGttttcaaattgatttcaaaaagCAATTGATCAATGGACTTGATGTCTTCTTGGTTTCGAAagttttttaatcaaattgtataatgtttaaaatttgtatcaAATGTAATCTTATTCATTAGAAACTTTAAAATATGTAGATTAAATCTCAAATATTGTTCTAGAAAAGTATTCAAAATAATGATCAAATTTGTCAAccctaaaccaaaaaaagtttttaacttAGTTTTGAAAAggaaattttatttcttttgaaattttgaacaCCAATTTGGAAAACCATGCAAAATTGATGTCAATAAACGTTGAAAAACGAGAAAGGTACTAAAATAAtcacaaaaatatattgtattaaTGCTTTATTATTAAAGCATAATATTTTATCTAATATGTTTGGGATCTACATTTATAATTatctattatatataattataaccTGGAAACATTTTTAGATTTAGAACTAATCTGTAAAATTAGTTGTAAAATCTGCCTGAAGGTCATACAACAAACATACAATCTTTATATCTTGATTTGTTGATTGACAGAGCACaaagatttaaattattattatactgAATATATATCTTATCATAAAGTTAATAGTCCtactttctttatttttgaacCATTTTTTCAAGCTACTTTTAGCCATGTTTATTAAACGTAGCTGGGTAACTTATTAGTCGTATTAATTTCTGAATTTTTAGGtagaaaattttacttttttttgtgttttttttttgtactttctTTCGCTGTCGCTACGCTTCGTGTGAGCTCAGCTGAGACGAGACGAGCTGAGACGAGACGAGACTAGGCTGAAGCTGAGGCTTAGATGCGGAAGCAAAAGCCAAAACCGCAGCCATACGGTTTTTCCTCTGCTGACGTCAACCGCGCGCGCAGCTGTAGCAGCACGAATTGAGTGAgagcttttttttgttgttgttgttgttgctgtttttgaGTGATAAATGGGCAAAATGCAAAGCTTACCGACATTTACAGATACAAataaacacactcacacacacacacacacacgcaagaGAGATACAAACGAAATGCAGATGCAATCGACCACTTTGTCACATTCGTGGCggggttgtgtgtgtgtgtgtgaaacaACTGAGCGGTAGGTGGAGGAGACGACCCATagaaaatgatgatgatcagaGATGCTTACCTGAAAATAGAgaaacaaacaacaataaataaataaatatatagaaattgttgAAAATTGCAATGACAATTACCACCCACaggttttagttttagttttcaaTTTTGCTCATCCTCCCCCACAACATTCATCTAaacgcaaacacacacatacacaggcATATACACCTATACACCTTTTGAAATTATAACACCAAACAAATTGCCTTTAAAAGGTCACCGCATGATGGAAAAATTTCATCTCAACccccacacactcacacacataaatTCAACTTTTCCCCATATTTAATCAGCCTAATTTgtgcaacaaaaactaaaaaaaaaaaaaatagaatacCCAGAAGGCAAAGGCAGGTGCTGTAGGTGTGTGGAAAGAAGCAGATACAAATACATCATCATTTAGAGAGAATCTAATCAAGGCAAATGCATTACGCGAGGTCAGGTCGCGGTTGTAATTTTTACTCTATTCAAAAGGACATAAACTAGATCAAAAAGGGTTTTTCAACcattcaattttcaaaattgacccaacttttccttttttctccttttggttttgttttcttttcccatgcacatacatacatgtcgttttgtttttctttttcgataGCTTTTGCTTTTCGTGTTTTCATTTTCCTATTGCCACAAAAAGCCAAATGTCAAATAAAGGCCTAGGAAGTGcaatttcataaataaatttacaatatATTCAATATCAAAAACCTACATTagattccttttttttttcattatttttaacCCAAGTTTTAcaagttttcttttaatttgaaaaatctcagcaaatttcaaaaattttggtcactattaataaatatttttcaaattatatttaaatgtttttttaaaaaaatctaaCAAATTTCGCAATCCATCAATTAAGATTTGTAAACAATTTTGAATCTCTTCAATAATATTACTCATACGACATGTgatatgaaaaaataaatggTATCTCCCTTTCTAAAAGTATTTTCCTTCATTTCTTTAATCAAGTACCACAAGACGTATGAGTAATAATGTAATTTTCATCTTATTCCTTTATAAATGCTTGAATATTGcaaacaaattgcaaatttcACACAATATCAAATAATTTTCTAGAAcaaattgttgaaatcgccAACCTCATCCCCCCACCCACCCCCTAacccatatacatatgtaaataatcATGAAACATTTGTGCCATATGATTAATCATTAGAATGCATtgacaaattttaataaaaagcgAAACGAAATCAAAATTGAATTGCAACGGCATCgaaattgtgtttttttttttttttcaataattgcAACGtagttgttttttgtttttttgtttgcttggtTTTGGCGTAggtcgcaaaaaaaaaaaagcaaaaataattcAAGAAATTTTCTGAGAGTTTGAGTCGCTGTTGCTGCTTATCAAAATTGAACTCAATTTATAGAATTGAGTcgcaaattaattaaattcatctTGTGGTAGGGCCAAGTAGCAGGCTCTATATAGCAACAGTTAATGGCTATAGCCTgcagatagagatagagatatatatatatatatatatatatatgtatacctaaATTCATACAATTTGAGCTAAGGCAGACGTCAGCACTCACGTGTGTGCGCAGCAAGCTTTaagtatgttttttttattttttcttatatacacatatgtatatattttgtttttgtttttactgttTGACTAAGCTTGAAATGCGCaaagttctctctctctctctctttctttcccTTTTCAAATTCTTCCCTTACTAGTTTCTCTTTATCaccttctttctttctttcccaTTCTCTCTGTCCCTCTGTCTCCTTCTTTAATGacttgtctctctctctctctctctctctctctctctctcttgacTGACTGTCATAGCTAAGTACTGACGTTTGAATGATATCAGCTAAAGTGAAATAAGCAAATACAATAAAGACAAGGAAAGGCGTCAGTCGACTGACTAGCCAGCCAGTCCAGTCAATTATCAAAAACTATTCGACTTCGATCCATATggaaaacacaaaacaaaaaaaaaaaaacgatcaGTATAAAGTAAACATGttgtacattttttaattttaatttgacaTAAGTTTCTAATAAAGGATTCAAGTTCATTTCCCTGAACTAACTTAAACACTTGAAAGAAGTTTAAAAAGATATTTCTAGTTCTATAGTTCAGTCGTTTCAACAATTAATAAAGTTTTATGTATTTGTAAGTTCGCAATTTAATTGCCTCTTCTATTTCattgagtgagtgagtgggtttgtttttattgtgtGTTGTGATCTCACCTGAGCTAGATGGCTGAAATCTTGCTTTGAGGGTATTCAAATGATTCTGATGCTCATTGGCAATGACAGCTGCCACAGCGTTTGCCACATGTTGCACACTGCTGACATTGTTCTGGTTTGGATTATTattcgtgttgttgttgttgttgttgttattagtTTCCccattgttattgttgttagtgttggctcctgttgctgctgctgttgccgttgaTGTGCTGCCATTGttggtattgttgttgttgttgctggtggtaTTAttactgctgctgttgttgttgttgctagtgTTATTTGCATTGGTATTGGCTGCaactgctgccgctgccgcatTCGCTGccacagctgctgctgctgccgccgctgctgccgcTCCCTGATGGCTATCCATAAAATTGGCTCTCTGATAATGTGAATTATCCTGATAGATGCGCTGATAGGTTAATGTTGGCAATGTCCACGAATTGTTGGTTTTATAATGAAAATTTCCAGTGCCAAATATGGAATGagtgttggtgttgttgttacCACCACCAACGCCAATGgcgccgccgccaccgccaccacctGGAAcggaagcagcagcagccacagcgGCTGAGGAGAGTGTATGGGCTAGTTGGACAGcgtgatgttgctgctgttgctgttgttgttgctgctgttgttgatgctggagatgttgctggtgttgttgatgaagttgttgttgttgttgttgttgatgttgttgcgtATGCGAATGATGCGTATTATGTAGTTGATGCGGAGGTGGTGGCGGACCATGTGAATGAatatgttgctgctgctgttgctgtgagtgatgtgtgtgttggtgttgctgttgttgctgctgcaatACTGCAGCCACATGTTGCTGGTGGGCTTGATGTTGtagatgctgctgctgctgttgttgctgttgttgttgtaagtgTTGCTGCTGGACAAGTTGTTGTTGGgcatgttgttgctgctgctgttgctgttgctgtagTGCCCATGCATTAACAGCTGTATTAGAAgatccaccaccaccagaacTTGCAGATGATCCAGTTACTGATCCATTTCCACCTCCTCCACCACCAGAACTACTTTTACCCGAATCATTGCTGCTAACACTGTTACGATGATTATCCAAATTAGTTGATGATCCTGTTATACTGCCAACATCATTGCCACTATCACTATTCCCGCTACTATTACCACCTCCAATTGATCCTCCTGAACCTGAAACTGATCCTGATCCTCCTCCTCCTaatgcagctgctgctgctgctgcggctgctgctgctgaggcTCCTGAGCCTCTTCCactggctgctgctgctgctgctgctgccgctgatgTTGCTGATCCACCAGCATTTGccacagctgctgctgctgccacttgTGAGTTCAATTGTTGAAAATACTGCGACAATGTGGCATTTGCCGACACTTGTTCCTGATTGAAGAAACTGGCACAGGAATTGGCATCTGAAGACATAGTCACTGGATTTTATCTCTCACTGGGATTCACTACAGTCACTGGATGcttaatgttgttgttggtcaCTGGTCTGAGTCACTGCTATGGAGCACTTTTTAGGTGGCCAATTCCTTGTGATTGACGTGATTGTATTTGCTCTTTagcaatataaatttttttatattaccAAAAGTTGTGAGCATTTTCAATACtctttcaagttttttttccttctactgtttttgtgttttccacgtttgttgt
The DNA window shown above is from Drosophila willistoni isolate 14030-0811.24 chromosome XR unlocalized genomic scaffold, UCI_dwil_1.1 Seg41, whole genome shotgun sequence and carries:
- the LOC6643181 gene encoding putative uncharacterized protein DDB_G0279653 isoform X1; translation: MSSDANSCASFFNQEQVSANATLSQYFQQLNSQVAAAAAVANAGGSATSAAAAAAAAASGRGSGASAAAAAAAAAAALGGGGSGSVSGSGGSIGGGNSSGNSDSGNDVGSITGSSTNLDNHRNSVSSNDSGKSSSGGGGGGNGSVTGSSASSGGGGSSNTAVNAWALQQQQQQQQQHAQQQLVQQQHLQQQQQQQQQQHLQHQAHQQHVAAVLQQQQQQHQHTHHSQQQQQQHIHSHGPPPPPHQLHNTHHSHTQQHQQQQQQQLHQQHQQHLQHQQQQQQQQQQQQHHAVQLAHTLSSAAVAAAASVPGGGGGGGAIGVGGGNNNTNTHSIFGTGNFHYKTNNSWTLPTLTYQRIYQDNSHYQRANFMDSHQGAAAAAAAAAAVAANAAAAAVAANTNANNTSNNNNSSSNNTTSNNNNNTNNGSTSTATAAATGANTNNNNNGETNNNNNNNNTNNNPNQNNVSSVQHVANAVAAVIANEHQNHLNTLKARFQPSSSGKTTSNSKEFSCPEDKYKEEGDIWNVEAQTAFLGPNLWDKTLPYDADLKVTQYADLDEFLSENNIPDGLPGTHLGHSSGLGGGGGHSRSDSLGHAAGLTLGLGHITTKRERSPSPSDCISPDTLNPPSPAESTFSFASSGRDFDPRTRAFSDEELKPQPMIKKSRKQFVPDELKDDKYWARRRKNNIAAKRSRDARRQKENQIAMRARYLEKENSTLHQEVEQLKQENMDLRARLSKFQDV